The Kwoniella bestiolae CBS 10118 chromosome 4, complete sequence region CAACTTATCAACCTAGCCTGcaactcctcatcttcccccgGCTTAACCATTATCCTATGCACGACGTCCTCCCTCGGACCGAACCCCGCGTCCCCCAAGTTGTCCGAATGAAGTATGAAAGTTATACCTGGGAAATCCAGCTTGTCCCCCGCCTTGTCGAGGAAGGTAGGACCCATGAGTCTACCTACCCGAGCTCGGGTGAGGGGCATATGTGCCGAGCTGAGGATTTCGGTCTCGTATGATAGTTCCAGCTGATTGGCAGgcgagattgaggaggaggagttggaagagggtgaggggaGAGTAATGGTTATGAGGGATAGGAGTTGGTATAttggtgaaggagggaaatAGAGGGTtaggtgggggaggtgaaTGGTTGTTGCTGATTTGTGTGGGGACTACGACCATTCAAAAGCAATTAGCTTTAGATTCCCATTTTGcactctcatcttccagttGTCGTTGCTACCTTTCTGAggtagattgatgagaaACAAAAGGTATCCTGCTTAGATTCGAGGGGACGATGATACGCACATCTACATCCCATGATACTTCTACTTTGGGGTACTCTGTCTTGTGGGTTCGTATGAGTTCGAGTGCATGCCATAGATTGTCGCCTATGGGATACCAATTGCACTTATCAGTATGAGATGGTCGCTCCTCGAGATGATAATCAGCTTTGCCCCCTTCCCATTGGCggcaaatcatcaatcatcaacaaaggatggaagtggaCTCACCAAGTTGAAATATCCCTACTCCTTCTCCAGGGGTGACCTCGTAAGTCGGGGTTAGGCTCCTCGCGTTCAAATTCTGAGTACCGACCTCTATCATTGTTGATGCTGGATCCTCGGTCTACTTGTGTCATTGACagtggatgaggtgatgataAGTTGAGAAGGATACTCGTGATCGCATCAATCCTTGTTATTGTTTCAGCTGGACTCGTGTTTGATTCATCTTACGTCATAGTGAAACGTAACCCCGACCTAACCTGACCTGCCTTCCCGAAAGACCTTTTCATCTCTGCtcgttcatcttcccatctcagCACACATCTTATATCTTGGGCAGCCCTCGTCCTCATTCACAGAAGGGCCCTGTAGCCCCAAATGGCCTCCCCAACCACACAAAACCCACCCACAACAACCCAATCACCCCAAGAAGACATCGAAGCCATCCAATCCTCCCTCAATGCACGGAGCAAGCGTCGTCTGTCCCTACGTACCATACTGAGCTCGTATAAATCGCAGCACGATCTCAAGGGAAAGGCAAAAGCAGATGAACAAGCTAtagctgaagaggaggacgaagaaggggaggatgtgTTTAAAGTTGATACGGTTGATATTGAACGATATCGACAATCAAAGGGAGATCCTATACAGATCAATCGGGGGCAGAATAAGGATGTTAATGTTGAGGATGTACAGGTGGGATTTGAGAAGGAGTATGtgtgggatggtgagtgatttcatCATCATGGTACTGTATCTCAAGGCGTACAAACGTCTTCGGTGCGTAGGGTTATTGGCTGACTCAAACATGATGTAGTGCTATTTGAGAACCAgcgagggtgagtcgatgtCGATCATAATCTCACAACTACACTGACAAGCCAAGATTCGTGATCAGTGTGGAACGTATATAGAGTATCCTGCTGATAATTCATCTTAACAGAATATACATCCTAGGCAAAGGATACTTCTCCTCTCGCTCCCTCCTTCCCGCCGACCCCTCAGCATTCACCCGTCCCACCCAAAACATCCCCTCAGCCTCAAGTCTAGGTATACGCACCAAcaatcctccaccacccaacacCCAGGACCCAGGGCCGTCCAGCTCAACCAAAACCCAGCGAGCCAAGCGATCCAATAAGACCTCCTATACGCTCGAGACGTACCAGCCCCCTCTGCCGGAATGGCAATACCTCACACCGTGGATGATCAACATGCGAACGGGGACTGACGAGCTGGGGTGGAGGTACAATGCGTGGTTCAGACCCAGGGGGTGGTCTAGTCATTCAGGCCCAttggggtggggagggtgggtgagaaggagggagtggATACGGTTACGTGCTGTGGGACTTGGGGGGATTAAGATGGTAGATatggaggggagggatagggtagagaggaagggggagaagttgaaagatgttATGGGGAGTGAAGAGGTGGGGGAGAATGTACAGAGTGTATTGGTGGTTATGGGTAAGATCGGGTTGGACAGGCAAAGATTGGATTTGTGGAAGAAGTGGTtagataaggagaagaggggaagtgAATCTTGGAAGAGATTAGAGATTCTGTGCGAGGATGAACACGCTGTGAGTAATGTGATGATCCCTGGGGGACTGACTTTCTATATATGCATGACTTCGTGTAATCTAATGATTTATCTATATTCAGCTCAACGATCTGCGTAAACAATTCACctatccctccatctccttccctcttttccTGGAGATCCTCCGATCCCACCATATCAACATACCCGAATCATTCGATGATAAACCCAATTCaacttccaattccaattctACCCAgtcctcttcaatcccctcaacccctccagCACCATCCTCCCCAGAACCGCCCCCACAGGATAAAAGCAAAATATCCAACTCAACCCCCTAGAccctacttcccctccttAGCTTTATCCTGCAAATACACCCTCAGCTTCTCCAAGGCCCTATACCTATGCGAAATCGTATTCTTCTCTTGCCCGTCCATCTCGGCGTATGTCCTATTTCCCCCCAATTCGATTGGCTGGAAGATTGGATCCCAGCCGAAATGCGTTGGTCCTCTTGCTGGAACGATGTTCCCCTCCGTCCTTCCCTCAAAGAGGATGGGTTCCTGTCCTGGTCCGGGGGAGTAGGCGAATGTGCAGAGGGCGTGGGCGCGGGTGGTGGAGAATCctttgaggaggttgttgaggcCTGTTGTTTTCCCATTTTTAGCATTAGCATGTCTCGGAGTAAAGCTTAAAGCTTAGGCCTGAGGGCGATTGATTGTTGTATTGGTATCGTGCGATGATTTCACATAGTACGacgatggatgtggatatgtAGCATTGATGTAACTCACCTTCGTGTCCTAGATTACCCAAGAAGTCCTTGATATATGGTCCTGGCAGACCATTTAACGCATCAAAACATAATGCCGTATCCTCAGTTACACAAGCTGTACCGAGCTGTTCCAACAAGAAACACCAATACCATCACATGATCGCGTCAGCTTGGTCCCGCGAGATGCGATGCTGGATAAGCCGACATACCTTCTCAGCAGCAACTTTGACCTTGGCGATAGCTACTTCCTGTGTAGTACCTTGAATCTCTGGCACTAAAAGGATCGGCCGAGCAAGATATCGTTCACGTTAGCTCTTTCGGTCCGAATGTGATATTTGAGAAGTGTGCATGtttactcaccatcaacagcttGGGAAGTCACGCTCACCCCACTCTCCCCAGAAGCCAGGATAGCTTGTACCTCTTTAAGCTTGTTGGCGTTTCCTGTGACGAATACTGCGACAGACTCAACCAGGTCAGCTGTCTACGGTGATTCCTTGTTTTCCATGACGACAGCTGAGGTATGGATTGGTAGCTCACCAAACGATGTCATCCTGTCTTGCTTTGCTTTCCTTCCTTGTGTATGTTCTATGTTTGGTGGACGAATGACAAGGATAAGAGAGGTGTGTAGTTGATAACTTGAACAGACTAcagtatgagtatgagtagAAACATAATAATGGACAAACTCGACTCGGTGCACTTATTTACTCGTTCGGACCTCCACTTGGTAGGGAGGGTATCAGGATACTCACTCATAAACGAGCTAAGCCAAGCGAGCACTGTTGATTTGACTCGTACTCAATTCTTGGTCTCGGACCGTGAGTCCGCAGGACGACTCCTAGGCTGCGGGTCGATGCATGATCGCGAAATAGCAGAGTACGATATCGCATGACTGCACGATGCATCGAACAAGTACACCCCGCAGGGGCAGCGCGACAATGGTAATCGCCAAACCAGCAAACCAGCGAAACCAAACGAAGGGCAGGGAAAACTatattgtacagtacatcacGTTTATATACATATGATGAAGATAGTAGCTATGACAAATCTCCCAAACCTTCCAAAAACCTCTTgtactcatcatcctcccctcctgaTCCCGACGCCTGAGGTCTAGGCTGATCACCCAACACACCCTTCAATTTACCCATCAACCCCGAATTAACCACCACcgccctcttcctctcatccccttcctcatctatctCCCCAGCTCCAGGGGCAGCATTGATaattcctcctcctgggGCGGTCTTGCGTTTCTTAACTCCACGAGGGACGAATGCCGTCGCTTCCTTTCGCAAGTCTCTTAATACTGGCGCAGCGGAAATTTCACCTGTACCTGCTGGTGCAGTTGGTGCAGCCGGTACCGTTTCGCCAGAGGGAGCTGGAGTTGTAGATGGGTTGGTGCCAGAAGGTGGTCTAGCGGGCAAAGCATGCTGAGCGATCCTATGTCCCTGATATGTCTGAGTGGGCGCATCGCTCAGTGGGTCCTGCACCATTGGCGGTGGTCTATTATGAGGTGTATGTCGAGGTCGGAACGTACTTGGTCCCGCTTGACCTTGAGAGTGGGCATGAAGAGGTACAGCAACAGGTCTGGGAAGGGGTGGTCTGAACCCTGCCGGAGGAGCGCCGAAACCCATTCGCATAGGTGAGGCGGAAGGTATAGTCGGAGGTTGGGGTctgggtggtggtggaccttCAGGTAAAGGTATATCATCTGAGTCATCCGAATCGTCTGagtcctcatcatcttcatcttgaccCGTCGGAGGTGGACCCTCTGGCATgactatatcatcatcttcatcctcatcttcgtcttcctctgatTCATCTTCCTGTTCTTCGGGAGCTACAACGCAAGATacaagatcagcttggtATTTCCACCTACAAGAATTCCGAGTTTTCAAGTTGATCACCCACTTCTCTCTCGATATGGCATCCCAGGAGGAGGTACCCCAAAAGGATTATACACCGCATCGTAATAAACGCTCTTCTTCGGatctctcaaccttccattctcatcgtaTAGATGCTTCTGCGCTTCTTCCCTTGTCGTCCTTCCATCGTTCTCTCTAGGTTTTTTGATCCCGAACACTCGATCTCGAGCTTCAGGGTGCTCGGTCACGTAGGCTTCCTTGGTTTTGTGGACGTAGGCAAGTTCGGATTCGAGCTCTGCTAGACGGGTTTTCGAGGTTGCGTCGGCTATGAGCAAATATCAGAGGTTAGCTATGGTCGCACACCCTACGAGGGATCTTGGATGTGAAGCTGCTCATTCTTATGGTAGAGGTGGCATGAAGAGCAAGCTCACTTTGAGTCTTCAGGTACCgtatatcagcttccaactccctcgTATCTCGTTTGACAGTTTGAGCTTCCCGAACCTTCTTTCGCTCTTCTTTGTTCTACAACaaatatcagatcatcagccTCCGGATCTAACAAGTCGGCAGAGTGTCGGTCCAAGTCAATACCACAgaccttcttcaactccttCGCTCTTTGTGCTTTTCCTACGGGCAGAATCGTCAGTCAACACCAAAGCAAAGTCATCGAGTAGAAAAAGCTAACTCACGGAAGGCATCAGCGGGGTTACTACTTTTCTTTGCCATTTTGGAGCTATTATACTCTCGTATTCTAATACGCACGATCAGGCTACAGGCAAGGAAAGCATACAAGCAGATTTACAGTGGAATTGCAGCtcaagaaagagaggaggttggattGTGGAATAGGTAGCGGCAGAGAGTAGAGTAGACCACCTCCACTGTTTGTACGCTCGGTGGAACATGCTTGTTCACTCCACCCATTTAAGAACCATCACCCCTGGGTTATAGGATGTAGCTGTGCGTCATGACCACCATGCAGCACAAAATGACAACAACACGGTATCGCATGCATATCCAGCACACTATATTCTAAGCTACATAGAGCAATCTTCAACCCTCACTGATTCATACcgcccacccacccacccgcCCACAATGTCAGAATACGCCTTCCGAAAGATCAACATCGACGCCCTAGAGGAAGATGTCCTCCTCCCTTCGGACCTCTATGACCCCGATCCAAGAGGGCCTGATGGTGTGTTGGGCGATGCGCAGAGGAAGGCTGGGGAAGTTAGGAATTTGGTTTCGAGGTGGGTGTTTGCCCTCTTACCTACTTATGTCTCATCGGCTGCCTCTACTGGAAGGATAAAGCAACACACAGCTGATTTGTGTTGGGTGCGATAGAGGAGATATACCTGGGGCATTGAATGCTATCTTGTCTGAACCTCCCTatggagatggagtggatGAAGCTAAGGTAAGTACATTCTTACATATCCATGGTCATGATGCTGTCATGATCATCACATGGTCTAGAGTATAGATGccaaagctgacatctctcTCGTGTCGTACGGATAGGACCTCACAActacctctctcctcctcatactCAACTCCACCAGAGCATCAGAAATCCCTACTATCCTCAAGAGTTTGGGGCAAGAGCAGCAAGATCACCTGATGGCTTATATCtacaaggtgggttgaattgtgcatctcttcatcaagaATGATTTGCTCCTGTCGTGCATGAACCCCAATCCCACCGAACCATGTGATAATTCTGATCATTATCGACAACTCATTGACCGTGGAGAACAATCGCTGATACTTTTCTCCGGTGATATAGGGAATGGCAGCCATAGGTCAAGGCTCGGACGTATCAGGTTCAGTATTATTGAATTGGCATGCTCAAGTGAGTTGTCCCTAGTGCATTTACAACAAAGTCTTGCATGTTTTATTTTACTGATGTCTTGACGTGTTCTAGCTCACCGAAGTAGCAGGCGTAGGCTGTATAGTCCGAGTAATGACAGATAGAAGGACTCTGTAGACGTGTGACCATTGTCATGCTGGTCTAAGCTAGAAATATATATATCCATTTTCATATCTTCTGTCTATACGAACCAATAAAAAGATATGTCATGTCGTTGTACCAAAACTCCATCTATCAACCGAGCGAAGATCCTCGAAATTCCAAACCAAAATCTACCGATTCTTCTTGCCCTGTCCATACCTGTTCCACTTTACTGTATCTTTCCCTACGTATCACCTTGTATCCATCCAGCATCCAGTCTACCACCTTACTCCCGCTTTGCCATACCTATTTCTTCCCGTATCTAGTCTTCTTACCAAGATCAAATGGCACGTATTTGTACTTGATCATGTGTCTACAAGAATCGGAGAAACTGTCAGCAAAGATGGCTTTGATCGACGTATTCACAGAGCTCTACCCACTGGATCTGTCTTCTCATTGTTAACCCGAACAAAGTCAAAAAGTAGATAACCAAGATAGGCCAGTAGACAGGAACGTCGGTGGCTCGGGTGATCGTACTGAGCAGGGCTAGTCCGGTGGCTTTGGTGGCTGAGTACCAGAATTTGAATTCTGCGGTGGGCGAGAACAAGATGTTAGCAAGAGATAGCGCAGATTGACAAAGTCTCAGCCGACATGGGTTAGAGCTAAAAGATATATGAAATGATTCTCGAAAGCATACCCTACCCGAGATCCCCCACTTATTATCCAACCCACAAGGAAGATAGTTACTCACCAGGCAACCTCCTAATAAAAGGCCTaaactcctcatcctccccaccattGCTAAACCCACTCATCAACCCCTTGAACCCCCCAGGAGTAGTAGGCTTGTTCTCGTGAGCTCCTGGTAATCCGGG contains the following coding sequences:
- a CDS encoding inosine triphosphate pyrophosphatase; this translates as MTSFVFVTGNANKLKEVQAILASGESGVSVTSQAVDVPEIQGTTQEVAIAKVKVAAEKLGTACVTEDTALCFDALNGLPGPYIKDFLGNLGHEGLNNLLKGFSTTRAHALCTFAYSPGPGQEPILFEGRTEGNIVPARGPTHFGWDPIFQPIELGGNRTYAEMDGQEKNTISHRYRALEKLRVYLQDKAKEGK